CGCGGACCGTCCGGGGCATGGTGAAGCCGGCCGCCCAGGCGCTCTGAGCGGCCGGGCCCCCGGATCAGAACAGGGCGCTGTAGGCGTTGAGGGCGGGCTGGCCGCCGAGGTGGGCGTAGAGCACGGTCGAGTCCCGACCGATCTCTCCCCGGTCCACCAGGTCGACCAGGCCCGCCATCGACTTCCCCTCGTAGACGGGGTCGGTGACCATGCCCTCGGTGCGGGCGGCGAGCCGCATCGCGTCGAGGGTGGCCTCGTCCGGGACGCCGTACACCCCGGCGTGGTAGCGCTCGTCGAGCTCGACGTCGGCCGCCGTCACCTCGCGCTCGACGCCGATGAGGGCGGCGGTGTCCCGGGCGATCCGGGTGATCTGCTCGTGCGTCGGGACGGGCTTCGCGGAGGCGTCGATGCCGATGATCCGGCGGGCCGGGCCGCCCTCCTCGGCGAGCGCGGCGAAGCCCGCGACCATGCCGGCCTGGGTGGAGCCGGTCACCGAGCAGACGACGACGGTGTCGAAGAAGACGCCGAGCTCCCGCTCCTGCTCGGCCACCTCGTAGGCCCAGTTCACGAAGCCGAGGCCGCCGAGCCGGTGGTCGGAGGCGCCGGCGGGGATCGCGTACGGCTTCCCGCCGCCCTCCTCGACCTCCCGCAGGGCCTGCTCCCAGCTCTCCTTGAAGCCGATGCCGAAGCCCGCCTTCACCAGGCGCACGTCGGCGCCCGCGAGGCGGCTGATGAGGATGTTGCCGACCTTGTCGTAGACGGAGTCGGGCCAGTCGACCCAGCTCTCCTGGACGAGCACGCACTTGAGGCCGGCGCGGGCGGCGACGGCGGCGACCTGGCGGGTGTGGTTGGACTGGACGCCGCCGATGGAGACGAGGGTGTCGCAGCCCTGGGCGAGGGCGTCGGCGACCAGGTACTCCAGCTTGCGGGTCTTGTTCCCGCCGTACGCGACACCGGAGTTGCAGTCCTCGCGCTTGGCCCAGAGGGCGGCGCCGCCGAGGTGGTGGGTGAGCCGTTCGAGCGGGTGGACCGGGGAGGGCCCGAAGAGGAGCGGGTAGCGGTCGAAGTCGGTGATCGGCAAAGCGGCTCCCGGTGGGTGACGGCGACGGTTCGACGGTCCTGGACGCGCGGCGGCCCTACGGGGCCGGGGACTTCACGGCCACGGGCTCCGTGGGCACGGGCTCCGTAGGCGCAGGCTCCGTGGGCACGGGCTCCGTAGGCGCAGGCTCCGTGGGCACGGGCTCCGCGAGCACGGGCTCCGCGAGCGCAGGCTCCGCGGGTGCGGGCTCCGTGGGCGTGGGCTCCGTGGGCGTGGGCCTCTCAGGCACGGGCTCCGTGGGCACCAGCCTCTCGGGCGCGAGCTCCGTGGGCACCGGCCTCTCGGGCGCGGGTTCCCCGGTGCCGGGCTCACGGCCCGCGGAGGGCCTTCCGCCTGCGGTCTCCCCGGCCCCCGGGGTCGGCGTCGCGGGGATGCCGGTGACCTCGGCCACCTCGATGGCGTCGTCCGCGAGGTGCTCCAGGGCGGCCCAGATCTCCGTGGTGACCCGCACCGCCTCCTCCGCGTCCCCCGCCGCGCACGCCTCGATGAGCCGGGCGTGCAGTGCGGCCGATCCGCAGCTCCCGGCGTCGCCGAAGAGACGCCGCTCGACGCGGCGGATCAGGGGGGTGTAGCGGGCGATCGTGGCGGCGGCGGCGTGGTTGCCGCTGGCGACGACGAGGACCTGGTGGAGCTCGTCGTCGGCGTCGAGCGCGGCCTCCACGTCGGAGGCGCGGACGGCCGCCGCGAAGCGCTCGTTGGCCTCGCGCATGGTCCGGATGCCCTCGGGGCCGAGCAGCGGCACGCCGGTCCTGGCGGCGAGCTCGTGCATCACCCGCACCACCGAGGCGGCGTCCCGGACGACCCGGCTGACCGGCCGGGTGACCCGGGTGTAGCTCTGCGGCTTGGACTCGACGAGCCCCTCGTCGCCGAGCCGGGCCAGGGCCTCGCGCACGGGTGCGCGCGAGAGCCCGAGCCGTTCGGCGAGATCGGCGTCCTTCAGCGGCGCGCCGGGGGCGAGGTCCCCGCGCACGATGGCCTCGCGCAGCGCCTCGTACGCCCGGTCACGCAGCAGGGTCCGGCCCACGGGCCGCAGTGCGTCCATGGACTGACATGTTAGATGTCAGTCCATGGAGCTGACCATAGATCAGTTTCGGCCTCAGCGGCCCTCAGCGACGGGGCTGGCGGCGCCAGGGGCCGGTGATCGCGACCATGATGCCCGGGGTCTGGATGTTGGCGAACAGAGTGTCGCCGTCGGGCGAGAAGGTCACGCCGGTGAACTCGCTGTCGTTGAGGTCGTTGCGGGCGATCGGGTAGGTGCGGCCCGAGTCGGTCGCGCCGAAGAGGTGCTGGACGCCCTCGCCGTCCTCGGCGATGACGAGCCCGCCGTACGGGGAGACGGTGATGTTGTCGGGGCCGTCGAAGGCGCCGTCCTCGTCCGGGGTGGCGTTCACCCCGAGGAGCACCTTGAGGGTGAGGGTGCGGCGCTTCGGGTCGTAGAACCAGACCTGGCCGTCGTGCGCGGCGCCGGGGCTCTCCTCGCGCGCGTAGGAGGAGACGATGTACGCGCCGCCGTCGCCCCACCACATGCCCTCCAGCTTGCGGGCGCGGGTGACCTGGCCGTCCGTGAACTGCTTGCGGACGGAGGTGGTGCGGGCGTCGCGGTCGGGGACGTCGACCCAGTCGACGCCGTAGACGGTGCCGATCCGGGTGGCGCGGGACAGGTCGTCCACGAAGCGGCCCGAGGAGTCGATGCACTTGAAGGCCTGGAGCGCGCCGGCGTCGTCGGCGAGGGTGCGGAGCTTGCCGCGGCCGTGCTCGAAGTCCTGCGGCGGCACCCAGCGGAAGAGCAGCCCATTGGGGCCCGAGGCGTCCTCGGTGAGGTAGGCGTGGCCGTGCTTGGGGTCGACGACGACGGCCTCGTGGGCGTAGCGGCCGAAGGCCTTGATCGGCTTGGGTTCGAGGTTGGCGCGGCGGTCGTACGGGTCGACCTCGAAGATGTAGCCGTGGTCCTTGGTCATGCCGTTCTTGCCGGCCAGGTCCTCGGTCTCCTCGCCGGTCAGCCAGGTGCCCCAGGCGGTGCGGCCGCCGGCGCAGTTGGTGGAGGTGCCGGCGACGCC
The DNA window shown above is from Streptomyces vietnamensis and carries:
- a CDS encoding 1-aminocyclopropane-1-carboxylate deaminase, translating into MPITDFDRYPLLFGPSPVHPLERLTHHLGGAALWAKREDCNSGVAYGGNKTRKLEYLVADALAQGCDTLVSIGGVQSNHTRQVAAVAARAGLKCVLVQESWVDWPDSVYDKVGNILISRLAGADVRLVKAGFGIGFKESWEQALREVEEGGGKPYAIPAGASDHRLGGLGFVNWAYEVAEQERELGVFFDTVVVCSVTGSTQAGMVAGFAALAEEGGPARRIIGIDASAKPVPTHEQITRIARDTAALIGVEREVTAADVELDERYHAGVYGVPDEATLDAMRLAARTEGMVTDPVYEGKSMAGLVDLVDRGEIGRDSTVLYAHLGGQPALNAYSALF
- a CDS encoding alkaline phosphatase PhoX, whose protein sequence is MPINRREFAKQSAVAGAGLALTGVVGALATAPEALASDEPEAYGAGHGHGHDLGYGPLVADPDGMLALPEGFSYRVVTHSGVTRLESGEFTPSNHDGTAAFDGPRGATYLVNNHELKGPRAKWEHPVPLTEGLVYDPAAAGGCTVVEVHRDGTVAEWVGVAGTSTNCAGGRTAWGTWLTGEETEDLAGKNGMTKDHGYIFEVDPYDRRANLEPKPIKAFGRYAHEAVVVDPKHGHAYLTEDASGPNGLLFRWVPPQDFEHGRGKLRTLADDAGALQAFKCIDSSGRFVDDLSRATRIGTVYGVDWVDVPDRDARTTSVRKQFTDGQVTRARKLEGMWWGDGGAYIVSSYAREESPGAAHDGQVWFYDPKRRTLTLKVLLGVNATPDEDGAFDGPDNITVSPYGGLVIAEDGEGVQHLFGATDSGRTYPIARNDLNDSEFTGVTFSPDGDTLFANIQTPGIMVAITGPWRRQPRR